In Bombyx mori chromosome 11, ASM3026992v2, one genomic interval encodes:
- the LOC101742172 gene encoding uncharacterized protein LOC101742172 isoform X4, producing MATMVAVAERTNNDYFRSFLPAVNSPPAPHRDVSSATSSTYRPYNEEYASVPRRVDDLERTKKDKKWSLGKLFRRKKKEEESASSSESDEGVSTRSPSKRKCKKKKKTPAVNNFDHIVIRDSRRAQSLAKRDAREVTDDGVLSDPSAGFLNYRNKNQEIYRGSKETLSLKEDSYKTSKTALDTPSRKTRKGRLKARVEALRNSIKGDTSSDEESLRSSNSSSMLRFRSDESLMRSRDSSLNKRSRSARNERYIKRLSRDEENQLNKEAELLHQGYTKAEVDMLTRTPTSQSSGYGTCKRDQNNQIKSEATHNNDINRRPMKSESISSFPSTQSYPSSINFNAKVNNEHINYSIQCPTNTNKNRQSLHINNDRDGSISRQYENPENVLCVKFPLGNVTHVRREEKAPPVPPPRDMHRKVVTPLSMYYENNPVITDRYNSNPKTLHGVPNNDFERIMRRSQERSIDLGFNGLRRPLSNSEDHIAMQNNEYKWNFQQRSDQPRRPASVSAEPNHYGIYMNSPWRKSLGQTHVTKPESVQLRNDYLYYADQSPRSRRPISIKNGQNGSGERNENQYLSDSQSSQNVAESVYRRPRNASAEFWKKIDDAERQRKQQSLYGNNRSTSDFSNYALHRRVNPASELNRLDQNVAGEKNKNRCSFRASSVDTVDCPKIWKATTEYKRSVTVEPPKAITSPTPKTHIRHKSDTFVSSTSQLSDDEKSSERRKSTNLDDALNELEAIYNSLGLGDEDLLDRAERRELMTPKFNDHFNDWNGNDDDVQLRSQPVTPLRRNSRRSTLPDKLQDDMAFRRLNSLTKDKPTHKEAQAQISYMLASPVYVPYASDDDRRSERNEPDVVHDDVMYRNITQTNNRLKTLDPQPPFGIPIVPVSPAPQSDYLHATPENKGRSRFIPRRSPDLVSDDLAYRSLRKDNRHSALFNGDGYSAMINNNQSVNEFPLTKESAANLKKKRAVRSLSANIFSMIQKEIDEALNMTKNATLQKTNSNSDVMKRLRDSHDKNDNEQDQFPRNKVKQRHNTVNLLVNNTHAPSHHFTKDDSFIHCDEKHLAKTFSCDKSKSSSPSSRSPQASKRSSKDEFQQVLSMLAQEAMDTSNKLGVALAELDKNRNNNEKKQDIQSRISDRRLSFLNGLTNKSHDEFPPESDHIKCQPKENFNQNGKSISDETSKAKKTEDSLLVISDQLHKVEDQLKHSFEKELNFEDESLKLSSYVPKEQEHSKADETTVILPNVKSKYDLTSSDIYSDVDKPEHANKVIVQSEPEPKYPVVNRLNPFLNTDEQIRQINEINAFKELKDGISDLIAGITQVNEKLFSPKNTKTNCEKSEVSKISSITEASEKLRQTSQSESTQEMPCRASVNLSIYEDDLEQRKYPDSTEYNSSEELATIFKLDSNCQTNTKSNVCENNESRSSKKQGTEAKDEKDDKVRQELSSPKLVQTMTQQLRRLSVDLANDTLSQSCSLPNNVVPWRSKRQNNSQNDSRGEK from the exons ATGGCTACAATGGTAGCTGTCGCTGAAAGGACTAATAACGACTACTTTAGATCATTCCTGCCt GCCGTGAACTCGCCGCCCGCTCCACACCGAGATGTTTCAAGCGCAACCTCATCAACATACCGTCCATATAATGAAGAGTATGCGTCAGTACCGCGACGCGTCGACGACCTAGAGCGTACCAAAAAAGATAAGAAATGGTCGTTGGGAAAGCTATTccgaagaaagaaaaaagaagaagaaagcgCTTCCTCTTCTGAATCCGACGAAGGAGTCAGTACGCGATCGCCTTCgaaaagaaaatgtaaaaagaaaaagaaaacgccCGCAGTCAACAATTTTGATCATATAGTCATAAGAGATTCGAGACGCGCTCAAAGTCTAGCCAAACGAGATGCCCGGGAAGTAACTGACGATGGTGTATTATCCGATCCATCGGCAGGTTTCCTCAATTaccgtaataaaaatcaagaaatTTACAGAGGCTCAAAAGAAACCCTCAGTTTAAAAGAGGACAGCTACAAAACTAGTAAAACTGCATTGGATACGCCTTCTCGGAAGACGAGAAAAGGTAGATTAAAAGCCCGAGTAGAAGCTTTGCGAAACAGTATTAAAGGCGACACCAGTAGCGATGAAGAATCACTTAGGTCCTCAAACTCGTCGTCAATGCTAAGATTTCGAAGCGATGAATCGTTGATGCGTTCACGTGATAGTTCGTTGAATAAAAGATCGAGAAGCGCAAGAAATGAGAGATACATCAAAAGATTATCACGTGACGAAGAGaatcaattaaataaagaaGCCGAATTATTACATCAAGGCTATACAAAAGCTGAAGTCGATATGTTGACAAGAACTCCCACCAGTCAAAGCAGCGGTTATGGAACTTGCAAAAGAGATCAAAACAATCAAATTAAATCCGAAGCTACCCATAACAATGATATTAATCGTCGTCCTATGAAGTCTGAATCAATATCATCCTTCCCTTCTACCCAGAGCTATCCGTCGTCTATTAATTTTAATGCTAAAGTTAACAATGAACACATTAATTACTCCATTCAGTGTCCAAccaatactaataaaaacaggCAATCGCTTCATATTAATAACGATAGAGATGGAAGCATCAGTCGCCAGTATGAAAATCCTGAAAACGTATTATGCGTGAAATTTCCGTTGGGAAATGTAACGCATGTGAGACGAGAAGAAAAGGCGCCACCGGTGCCACCTCCGAGGGATATGCATCGAAAAGTCGTTACACCATTATCTATGTACTATGAAAATAATCCTGTAATAACTGACAGATACAACAGTAACCCAAAAACTTTACACGGTGTACCAAACAATGATTTTGAAAGAATTATGAGACGAAGTCAAGAGCGGTCTATTGACCTAGGATTCAATGGACTACGAAGACCTTTATCCAACTCTGAAGACCACATTGCAATGCAGAATAATGAATACAAGTGGAACTTCCAACAGAGAAGTGATCAACCAAGAAGACCAGCGTCTGTTTCAGCTGAGCCAAATCACTATGGTATTTACATGAACTCGCCTTGGAGAAAATCTCTTGGACAAACTCATGTCACCAAGCCTGAATCTGTACAGTTAAGAAACGATTACTTATACTACGCCGATCAAAGTCCTAGGTCTCGAAGACCGATAAGTATTAAAAATGGTCAAAACGGCTCTGGTGAGCGAAACGAAAATCAATATTTAAGTGATTCTCAATCATCTCAAAATGTCGCTGAGAGTGTTTACCGACGACCAAGAAATGCATCAGCagaattttggaaaaaaattgaTGATGCAGAAAGACAGAGGAAGCAGCAAAGTCTTTATGGAAATAATCGTAGCACCAGTGATTTTTCAAACTATGCTCTGCATCGTAGAGTAAATCCGGCATCGGAATTAAACAGACTAGACCAGAACGTAGCtggtgaaaaaaataaaaatagatgtaGTTTTCGGGCGTCATCCGTTGACACAGTAGATTGTCCTAAAATATGGAAAGCGACAACTGAATATAAAAGATCAGTAACAGTTGAACCACCGAAAGCTATTACATCACCCACACCTAAAACACATATCCGCCATAAATCTGATACTTTCGTCTCTAGCACCAGCCAATTGTCTGATGATGAAAAAAGCTCCGAAAGACGCAAATCGACAAACTTAGACGATGCTCTTAATGAGTTGGAAGCAATTTATAATAGCTTAGGTTTGGGTGACGAAGATTTGTTAGATAGAGCCGAACGTCGTGAGCTTATGACGCCAAAATTTAACGATCATTTCAACGACTGGAATGGAAACGACGACGATGTACAACTACGAAGTCAGCCTGTAACTCCATTAAGACGTAACTCACGGAGGTCCACCTTACCCGATAAATTGCAAGACGATATGGCATTTCGTAGATTGAATTCATTGACTAAAGATAAACCAACACATAAAGAAGCTCAAGCACAAATAAGTTATATGTTAGCATCTCCAGTATACGTACCATATGCGTCAGATGATGACAGAAGATCTGAGCGCAATGAGCCTGATGTTGTACATGATGATGTGATGTATAGAAATATTACTCAAACAAACAATCGCTTAAAAACGCTTGACCCCCAACCACCTTTTGGCATTCCCATAGTACCCGTGTCTCCTGCTCCTCAAAGTGATTATTTGCATGCCACACCAGAAAACAAAGGACGTTCACGCTTTATTCCGCGAAGGTCACCTGACTTGGTGTCTGACGATCTAGCGTACAGAAGTCTCAGAAAAGATAATAGGCATTCAGCTCTCTTTAATGGAGATGGATATAGTGCCATGATAAATAATAACCAAAGTGTAAATGAATTCCCCCTCACTAAAGAATCTGCAGCAAACCTGAAAAAGAAAAGAGCTGTAAGATCTTTGTCAGCCAATATATTCTCCATGATTCAGAAAGAAATCGATGAAGCTTTGAACATGACCAAAAATGCCACCCTGCAGAAAACAAATAGTAATAGTGATGTAATGAAGCGCCTACGAGATAGTCATGACAAAAATGACAACGAACAGGACCAATTTCCACGTAATAAGGTAAAACAAAGACACAATACCGTAAATCTATTAGTCAATAACACCCATGCACCTTCTCATCATTTCACCAAAGATGATTCATTCATACATTGTGATGAAAAGCATCTTGCTAAAACTTTTTCTTGTGATAAGTCTAAAAGCTCATCTCCATCTAGTAGATCACCTCAAGCTTCTAAGCGTTCTTCAAAAGACGAGTTTCAACAGGTTCTTAGTATGCTTGCTCAGGAAGCTATGGATACAAGTAATAAGCTAGGTGTCGCTTTAGCTGAGTtagataaaaatagaaataacaatGAAAAGAAACAAGATATCCAAAGCAGAATTTCTGATCGAAGACTAAGTTTTCTCAATGGCTTGACAAATAAATCACACGATGAATTTCCCCCTGAATCCGATCATATAAAATGTCAACCCAAAGAGAATTTTAATCAGAACGGAAAATCTATATCTGATGAGACCTCCAAAGCAAAGAAAACCGAAGATAGTTTACTGGTAATATCGGATCAACTACATAAAGTAGAAGATCAACTAAAGCACAGCTTTGAAAAAGAACTGAATTTCGAAGACGAAAGCCTAAAACTTTCTAGTTACGTACCTAAAGAACAAGAACATTCAAAAGCTGATGAAACCACAGTTATTCTACCAAACGTTAAATCAAAATACGATTTAACTTCATCTGATATTTATAGTGACGTTGACAAACCAGAGCATGCTAATAAAGTGATTGTACAATCAGAGCCCGAACCAAAATATCCAGTAGTCAACCGTCTTAACCCTTTCTTGAATACCGATGAACAAATAAGGCAAATAAACGAAATAAACGCATTCAAAGAATTAAAAGATGGAATCTCCGATTTGATAGCTGGCATAACTCAGGTCAACGAAAAACTTTTTTCacctaaaaatacaaaaactaaCTGTGAAAAGAGTGAGGTTTCGAAAATATCGAGCATTACTGAAGCTAGCGAGAAACTGCGGCAAACATCACAAAGTGAGAGTACACAAGAAATGCCTTGTAGGGCTTCCGTTAATCTGTCTATTTACGAAGATGACTTAGAACAAAGGAAATACCCTGATTCAACAGAATATAACTCCTCCGAGGAATTAGCGACCATCTTTAAATTAGACAGTAACTgccaaacaaatacaaaaagtaaCGTTTGTGAAAACAATGAATCTCGAAGTAGTAAAAAGCAAGGAACTGAAGCTAAAGATGAGAAGGATGATAAAGTTCGACAAGAACTTAGTTCTCCGAAATTAGTTCAGACTATGACACAGCAATTGAGAAGGCTTTCAGTAGACCTTGCAAATGATACTCTTAGTCAAAGCTGCTCACTCCCAAATAATGTAGTGCCGTGGAGATCTAAAAGGCAAAATAATTCACAGAATGATAGTAGAG GTGAAAAATAA
- the LOC101742172 gene encoding uncharacterized protein LOC101742172 isoform X1: MATMVAVAERTNNDYFRSFLPAVNSPPAPHRDVSSATSSTYRPYNEEYASVPRRVDDLERTKKDKKWSLGKLFRRKKKEEESASSSESDEGVSTRSPSKRKCKKKKKTPAVNNFDHIVIRDSRRAQSLAKRDAREVTDDGVLSDPSAGFLNYRNKNQEIYRGSKETLSLKEDSYKTSKTALDTPSRKTRKGRLKARVEALRNSIKGDTSSDEESLRSSNSSSMLRFRSDESLMRSRDSSLNKRSRSARNERYIKRLSRDEENQLNKEAELLHQGYTKAEVDMLTRTPTSQSSGYGTCKRDQNNQIKSEATHNNDINRRPMKSESISSFPSTQSYPSSINFNAKVNNEHINYSIQCPTNTNKNRQSLHINNDRDGSISRQYENPENVLCVKFPLGNVTHVRREEKAPPVPPPRDMHRKVVTPLSMYYENNPVITDRYNSNPKTLHGVPNNDFERIMRRSQERSIDLGFNGLRRPLSNSEDHIAMQNNEYKWNFQQRSDQPRRPASVSAEPNHYGIYMNSPWRKSLGQTHVTKPESVQLRNDYLYYADQSPRSRRPISIKNGQNGSGERNENQYLSDSQSSQNVAESVYRRPRNASAEFWKKIDDAERQRKQQSLYGNNRSTSDFSNYALHRRVNPASELNRLDQNVAGEKNKNRCSFRASSVDTVDCPKIWKATTEYKRSVTVEPPKAITSPTPKTHIRHKSDTFVSSTSQLSDDEKSSERRKSTNLDDALNELEAIYNSLGLGDEDLLDRAERRELMTPKFNDHFNDWNGNDDDVQLRSQPVTPLRRNSRRSTLPDKLQDDMAFRRLNSLTKDKPTHKEAQAQISYMLASPVYVPYASDDDRRSERNEPDVVHDDVMYRNITQTNNRLKTLDPQPPFGIPIVPVSPAPQSDYLHATPENKGRSRFIPRRSPDLVSDDLAYRSLRKDNRHSALFNGDGYSAMINNNQSVNEFPLTKESAANLKKKRAVRSLSANIFSMIQKEIDEALNMTKNATLQKTNSNSDVMKRLRDSHDKNDNEQDQFPRNKVKQRHNTVNLLVNNTHAPSHHFTKDDSFIHCDEKHLAKTFSCDKSKSSSPSSRSPQASKRSSKDEFQQVLSMLAQEAMDTSNKLGVALAELDKNRNNNEKKQDIQSRISDRRLSFLNGLTNKSHDEFPPESDHIKCQPKENFNQNGKSISDETSKAKKTEDSLLVISDQLHKVEDQLKHSFEKELNFEDESLKLSSYVPKEQEHSKADETTVILPNVKSKYDLTSSDIYSDVDKPEHANKVIVQSEPEPKYPVVNRLNPFLNTDEQIRQINEINAFKELKDGISDLIAGITQVNEKLFSPKNTKTNCEKSEVSKISSITEASEKLRQTSQSESTQEMPCRASVNLSIYEDDLEQRKYPDSTEYNSSEELATIFKLDSNCQTNTKSNVCENNESRSSKKQGTEAKDEKDDKVRQELSSPKLVQTMTQQLRRLSVDLANDTLSQSCSLPNNVVPWRSKRQNNSQNDSRGDSPQRKRCWRDPGTLTLACTYTLMLSQHLPELDWLTLLGLLLAMITIIAMLII, encoded by the exons ATGGCTACAATGGTAGCTGTCGCTGAAAGGACTAATAACGACTACTTTAGATCATTCCTGCCt GCCGTGAACTCGCCGCCCGCTCCACACCGAGATGTTTCAAGCGCAACCTCATCAACATACCGTCCATATAATGAAGAGTATGCGTCAGTACCGCGACGCGTCGACGACCTAGAGCGTACCAAAAAAGATAAGAAATGGTCGTTGGGAAAGCTATTccgaagaaagaaaaaagaagaagaaagcgCTTCCTCTTCTGAATCCGACGAAGGAGTCAGTACGCGATCGCCTTCgaaaagaaaatgtaaaaagaaaaagaaaacgccCGCAGTCAACAATTTTGATCATATAGTCATAAGAGATTCGAGACGCGCTCAAAGTCTAGCCAAACGAGATGCCCGGGAAGTAACTGACGATGGTGTATTATCCGATCCATCGGCAGGTTTCCTCAATTaccgtaataaaaatcaagaaatTTACAGAGGCTCAAAAGAAACCCTCAGTTTAAAAGAGGACAGCTACAAAACTAGTAAAACTGCATTGGATACGCCTTCTCGGAAGACGAGAAAAGGTAGATTAAAAGCCCGAGTAGAAGCTTTGCGAAACAGTATTAAAGGCGACACCAGTAGCGATGAAGAATCACTTAGGTCCTCAAACTCGTCGTCAATGCTAAGATTTCGAAGCGATGAATCGTTGATGCGTTCACGTGATAGTTCGTTGAATAAAAGATCGAGAAGCGCAAGAAATGAGAGATACATCAAAAGATTATCACGTGACGAAGAGaatcaattaaataaagaaGCCGAATTATTACATCAAGGCTATACAAAAGCTGAAGTCGATATGTTGACAAGAACTCCCACCAGTCAAAGCAGCGGTTATGGAACTTGCAAAAGAGATCAAAACAATCAAATTAAATCCGAAGCTACCCATAACAATGATATTAATCGTCGTCCTATGAAGTCTGAATCAATATCATCCTTCCCTTCTACCCAGAGCTATCCGTCGTCTATTAATTTTAATGCTAAAGTTAACAATGAACACATTAATTACTCCATTCAGTGTCCAAccaatactaataaaaacaggCAATCGCTTCATATTAATAACGATAGAGATGGAAGCATCAGTCGCCAGTATGAAAATCCTGAAAACGTATTATGCGTGAAATTTCCGTTGGGAAATGTAACGCATGTGAGACGAGAAGAAAAGGCGCCACCGGTGCCACCTCCGAGGGATATGCATCGAAAAGTCGTTACACCATTATCTATGTACTATGAAAATAATCCTGTAATAACTGACAGATACAACAGTAACCCAAAAACTTTACACGGTGTACCAAACAATGATTTTGAAAGAATTATGAGACGAAGTCAAGAGCGGTCTATTGACCTAGGATTCAATGGACTACGAAGACCTTTATCCAACTCTGAAGACCACATTGCAATGCAGAATAATGAATACAAGTGGAACTTCCAACAGAGAAGTGATCAACCAAGAAGACCAGCGTCTGTTTCAGCTGAGCCAAATCACTATGGTATTTACATGAACTCGCCTTGGAGAAAATCTCTTGGACAAACTCATGTCACCAAGCCTGAATCTGTACAGTTAAGAAACGATTACTTATACTACGCCGATCAAAGTCCTAGGTCTCGAAGACCGATAAGTATTAAAAATGGTCAAAACGGCTCTGGTGAGCGAAACGAAAATCAATATTTAAGTGATTCTCAATCATCTCAAAATGTCGCTGAGAGTGTTTACCGACGACCAAGAAATGCATCAGCagaattttggaaaaaaattgaTGATGCAGAAAGACAGAGGAAGCAGCAAAGTCTTTATGGAAATAATCGTAGCACCAGTGATTTTTCAAACTATGCTCTGCATCGTAGAGTAAATCCGGCATCGGAATTAAACAGACTAGACCAGAACGTAGCtggtgaaaaaaataaaaatagatgtaGTTTTCGGGCGTCATCCGTTGACACAGTAGATTGTCCTAAAATATGGAAAGCGACAACTGAATATAAAAGATCAGTAACAGTTGAACCACCGAAAGCTATTACATCACCCACACCTAAAACACATATCCGCCATAAATCTGATACTTTCGTCTCTAGCACCAGCCAATTGTCTGATGATGAAAAAAGCTCCGAAAGACGCAAATCGACAAACTTAGACGATGCTCTTAATGAGTTGGAAGCAATTTATAATAGCTTAGGTTTGGGTGACGAAGATTTGTTAGATAGAGCCGAACGTCGTGAGCTTATGACGCCAAAATTTAACGATCATTTCAACGACTGGAATGGAAACGACGACGATGTACAACTACGAAGTCAGCCTGTAACTCCATTAAGACGTAACTCACGGAGGTCCACCTTACCCGATAAATTGCAAGACGATATGGCATTTCGTAGATTGAATTCATTGACTAAAGATAAACCAACACATAAAGAAGCTCAAGCACAAATAAGTTATATGTTAGCATCTCCAGTATACGTACCATATGCGTCAGATGATGACAGAAGATCTGAGCGCAATGAGCCTGATGTTGTACATGATGATGTGATGTATAGAAATATTACTCAAACAAACAATCGCTTAAAAACGCTTGACCCCCAACCACCTTTTGGCATTCCCATAGTACCCGTGTCTCCTGCTCCTCAAAGTGATTATTTGCATGCCACACCAGAAAACAAAGGACGTTCACGCTTTATTCCGCGAAGGTCACCTGACTTGGTGTCTGACGATCTAGCGTACAGAAGTCTCAGAAAAGATAATAGGCATTCAGCTCTCTTTAATGGAGATGGATATAGTGCCATGATAAATAATAACCAAAGTGTAAATGAATTCCCCCTCACTAAAGAATCTGCAGCAAACCTGAAAAAGAAAAGAGCTGTAAGATCTTTGTCAGCCAATATATTCTCCATGATTCAGAAAGAAATCGATGAAGCTTTGAACATGACCAAAAATGCCACCCTGCAGAAAACAAATAGTAATAGTGATGTAATGAAGCGCCTACGAGATAGTCATGACAAAAATGACAACGAACAGGACCAATTTCCACGTAATAAGGTAAAACAAAGACACAATACCGTAAATCTATTAGTCAATAACACCCATGCACCTTCTCATCATTTCACCAAAGATGATTCATTCATACATTGTGATGAAAAGCATCTTGCTAAAACTTTTTCTTGTGATAAGTCTAAAAGCTCATCTCCATCTAGTAGATCACCTCAAGCTTCTAAGCGTTCTTCAAAAGACGAGTTTCAACAGGTTCTTAGTATGCTTGCTCAGGAAGCTATGGATACAAGTAATAAGCTAGGTGTCGCTTTAGCTGAGTtagataaaaatagaaataacaatGAAAAGAAACAAGATATCCAAAGCAGAATTTCTGATCGAAGACTAAGTTTTCTCAATGGCTTGACAAATAAATCACACGATGAATTTCCCCCTGAATCCGATCATATAAAATGTCAACCCAAAGAGAATTTTAATCAGAACGGAAAATCTATATCTGATGAGACCTCCAAAGCAAAGAAAACCGAAGATAGTTTACTGGTAATATCGGATCAACTACATAAAGTAGAAGATCAACTAAAGCACAGCTTTGAAAAAGAACTGAATTTCGAAGACGAAAGCCTAAAACTTTCTAGTTACGTACCTAAAGAACAAGAACATTCAAAAGCTGATGAAACCACAGTTATTCTACCAAACGTTAAATCAAAATACGATTTAACTTCATCTGATATTTATAGTGACGTTGACAAACCAGAGCATGCTAATAAAGTGATTGTACAATCAGAGCCCGAACCAAAATATCCAGTAGTCAACCGTCTTAACCCTTTCTTGAATACCGATGAACAAATAAGGCAAATAAACGAAATAAACGCATTCAAAGAATTAAAAGATGGAATCTCCGATTTGATAGCTGGCATAACTCAGGTCAACGAAAAACTTTTTTCacctaaaaatacaaaaactaaCTGTGAAAAGAGTGAGGTTTCGAAAATATCGAGCATTACTGAAGCTAGCGAGAAACTGCGGCAAACATCACAAAGTGAGAGTACACAAGAAATGCCTTGTAGGGCTTCCGTTAATCTGTCTATTTACGAAGATGACTTAGAACAAAGGAAATACCCTGATTCAACAGAATATAACTCCTCCGAGGAATTAGCGACCATCTTTAAATTAGACAGTAACTgccaaacaaatacaaaaagtaaCGTTTGTGAAAACAATGAATCTCGAAGTAGTAAAAAGCAAGGAACTGAAGCTAAAGATGAGAAGGATGATAAAGTTCGACAAGAACTTAGTTCTCCGAAATTAGTTCAGACTATGACACAGCAATTGAGAAGGCTTTCAGTAGACCTTGCAAATGATACTCTTAGTCAAAGCTGCTCACTCCCAAATAATGTAGTGCCGTGGAGATCTAAAAGGCAAAATAATTCACAGAATGATAGTAGAG GCGATAGTCCGCAGCGTAAGCGCTGTTGGCGCGACCCAGGCACGTTGACGTTAGCTTGTACGTACACTCTGATGCTCTCCCAACACCTTCCAGAACTCGACTGGCTGACGCTCCTCGGCTTACTCCTAGCAATGATCACGATAATCGCTATGCTAATTATTTAA